The Obesumbacterium proteus DNA window GCGGCAGAAGAGGGTGGTGATGAGTATCATTGGCATCGTAATGTGTTTGCCCCGCTGAAATACTCTGTTGCTGAGATTTTCGACAGTATCGATTTAACCCAGCGCATCATGGATGAGCAGCAGCAGGGCGTAAAAGCGGATATCGCGGCGTTGCTGAATAAAGATTGGCGTGCAGCCATCACAAGCTGTGAAGTCTTGCTCTCGGAAACCTCGGGCACCTTGCGTGAACTACAGGATACGCTGGAGGCGGCGGGCGACAAGCTGCAGGCAAACCTGTTGCGTATTCAAGATGCTAACCTGAATAATCCGGATTTGGCGTTTGTTGATAAACTGGTGTTTGATCTACAAAACAAGCTAGACCGCATCATCAGTTGGGGCCAGTTGACCATCGATCTGTGGATTGGCTACGACAGACACGTGCATAAATTTATCCGTACCGCGATAGATATGGATAAAAATAGAGTCTTTGCCCAGCGTTTACGCCAGTCAGTTCAGAACTACTTCGATAACCCTTGGGCACTGACCATCGCCAATGCCGATCGTCTATTCGATATGCGTGATGAAGAGCTGGCCTTGCTGAATGAAGAGGTCACCGGAGAACTGCCTCCAGATATGGAGTACGAAGAGTTTTCTGAGATCCGTGAGCAGTTGGCGGCGATGATTGAACAAGAGCTGAAGATTTATCAAAAAGAACAGCGTCCATTGGATTTAGGCGCGGTTTTGCGCGAATACCTAACCCAGTATCCGCGCCAACGTCATTTCGATTTGGCAAGAATTTTGGTCGACCAAGCGGTCCGCTTAGGTGTGGCTGAAGCTGATTTCACCGGATTACCTGCTCAATGGCAGGCAATCAATGATTACGGAGCCAAGGTACAGGCCCATGTCATCGACAAATACTGAAAATATGATGCCAGCTAAACTGGCGCTAGCGGTGTTTAACCCGCTATTCCCTGCACTGGATAGTCAGCTGCGTTCCGGCCGTCACATCGGCATTGATGAGCTAGATAACCATGCTTTCCTGATGGATTTTCAGGACGAGCTTGAATTATTTTATAGCCGTTACAACGTTGAGCTCATCCGCGCCCCTGAAGGTTTCTTCTACCTGAGGCCGCGTTCGACCACCTTGATCCCACGTTCGGTACTGTCCGAACTGGACATGATGGTCGGGAAAATCCTGTGTTATCTCTACCTTAGCCCTGAGCGTTTGGCGCATGAAGGCATTTTCAGCCAGCAGGAACTCTATGACGAGTTACTGTCTTTGGCCGATGAAAATAAGCTGCTGAAATATGTTAACCAGCGCTCAACCGGTTCGGATCTTGACCGCCAGAAACTGCAAGAGAAGGTGCGTACCTCGTTAAATCGTCTTCGCCGCTTGGGCATGGTCTATTTCATGGGTAACGACAGCACGAAATTCCGCATCACCGAAGCGGTGTTCCGCTTTGGTGCTGATGTGCGTAGCGGTGACGATCCTCGTGAATCCCAGTTGAGAATGATCCGTGACGGTGAAGCAATGCCGTTAGAAAACACGTTGTCACTGAATGATGAAAACGAAGAAAACGAATCCAGTGCAGACGGTAGCGCGGACAACGCGGAGGATGAACAGGAATGATTGAACGCGGAAAGTTTCGCTCGCTAACATTGGTTAACTGGAACGGTTTCTTTGCCCGAACTTTTGATCTGGATGAACTAGTTACAACGCTGTCCGGCGGTAACGGTGCGGGTAAATCCACCACCATGGCGGCGTTTGTTACGGCGCTTATCCCAGACTTAACGCTGCTGCATTTTCGTAATACGACGGAAGCTGGTGCAACGTCAGGGTCACGAGACAAAGGCTTACACGGAAAGCTACGCGCTGGCGTCTGTTATGCCACGCTTGACGTGGTTAACTCACGCCATCAGCGTGTGTTAGTCGGCGTTCGCCTGCAACAGGTTGCTGGGCGCGATCGAAAAGTGGATATCAAACTGTTCACTATTCAAGGCTTACCAACGTCATTCCAGCCAACGGAAATCCTAACGCAAACCGTGGGTGAGCGTCAGGCTCGTGTGCTGCCGTTAAACGAACTGAAAGAGCGCGTAGAAGCCATTGAAGGCGTGCAGTTCAAACAGTTTAACTCGATTACCGACTATCACTCCTTGATGTTTGATTTGGGTGTGATCCCGCGTCGTTTGCGTTCGGCATCGGATCGCAGCAAGTTTTATCGCCTGATTGAAGCGTCGCTTTACGGTGGTATTTCCAGTGCGATTACCCGTTCCCTGCGTGACTATTTGCTGCCAGAAAACAGCGGGGTACGTAAAGCTTTCCAAGATATGGAAGCGGCTTTGCGCGAAAACCGCATGACGCTGGAAGCGATTCGCGTCACGCAATCTGACCGCGATCTGTTCAAACATCTGATCACCGAAGCAACATCTTATGTTTCTGCTGACTATATGCGCCATGCTAATGAGCGACGCATACATCTCGATCAGGCACTGTTGCTACGCCGTGAATTGCTGGGCGGCCGTAAACAGCTGCTGGCCGAGCAGTATCGCCACGTGGAAATGTCGCGTGAGTTAGCTGAGCAAAGCGGGTCGGAATCCGATCTCGAAACCGATTATCAGGCGGCAAGCGATCATTTAAATCTGGTGCAAACGGCAATGCGCCAGCAGGAAAAGATCGAACGTTATCAGAGCGATCTGGAAGAGCTGACCTACCGTTTAGAAGAACAGAATGAAGTGGTGGCTGAAGCGAGCGATCTGCATGCAGATTATGAAGCCCGTTCAGAAGCCGCGGAAGCCGAAGTTGATGAACTAAAAAGTCAGTTGGCCGATTACCAGCAAGCCTTGGACGTTCAGCAAACCCGCGCAATTCAATACCAGCAAGCGCTACAGGCGCTAGAGCGCGCACGCCAAGTGTGTCAGTTGCCAGACCTCAATGCGGATAACAGCGAAGAGTGGCTAGAAACATTCAGTGCGCGTGAGCAGGAAGCGACTGAAATTCTGATGCAGCTTGAGCAGAAAATGAATGTGGCCAGCGCAGCGCATTCACAGTTCGAAAATGCTTATCAGTTGGTGGTTAAGCTGGTGGGTGAAGTTAGCCGGAGTGAAGCATGGCAGGCGGGGCGTGATTTATTGCGCGACTGGTCTTCACTTCAGCATCAGTCAGAACGCGTGCAGCCGTTACGCATGCGTTTGGCCGAGCTGGAGCAGCGTTTGCGTTCGCAGCAAGATGCCGAGCGTTTGTTGCAAGACTTCTGCAAACGCACCGGGCAGCAGTATCAACCAGAAGAACTGGATGATGCGCAGCGCGAAATGGAAGAACGCATTGAAACGCTGACGATTGATGTGGCTGAAGCCAGCGAGCGCCGTATGGTGCTGCGCCAAGAGCTTGAGCAAATCACGGCGAAAGCGAAAGATTTGACCACGAAAGCCCCCGTGTGGCTTGCGGCTCAGGAAGCGCTGAGTCAGCTGAGCGAACAGTGTGGCGAAGAGCTGTCAGACAGCCGTCAGGTCACTG harbors:
- the mukE gene encoding chromosome partition protein MukE; the protein is MSSTNTENMMPAKLALAVFNPLFPALDSQLRSGRHIGIDELDNHAFLMDFQDELELFYSRYNVELIRAPEGFFYLRPRSTTLIPRSVLSELDMMVGKILCYLYLSPERLAHEGIFSQQELYDELLSLADENKLLKYVNQRSTGSDLDRQKLQEKVRTSLNRLRRLGMVYFMGNDSTKFRITEAVFRFGADVRSGDDPRESQLRMIRDGEAMPLENTLSLNDENEENESSADGSADNAEDEQE
- the mukF gene encoding chromosome partition protein MukF codes for the protein MSDFSQTVPELVAWARKNDFSISLPTERLAFILAIATLNSERLDGEMSEGELIDAFRHVSKAFEQTHETVAIRANNAINDLVKQRLLNRFTSELADGNAIYRLTPLGIGITDYYIRQREFSTLRLSMQLSIVAQELRSAAEAAEEGGDEYHWHRNVFAPLKYSVAEIFDSIDLTQRIMDEQQQGVKADIAALLNKDWRAAITSCEVLLSETSGTLRELQDTLEAAGDKLQANLLRIQDANLNNPDLAFVDKLVFDLQNKLDRIISWGQLTIDLWIGYDRHVHKFIRTAIDMDKNRVFAQRLRQSVQNYFDNPWALTIANADRLFDMRDEELALLNEEVTGELPPDMEYEEFSEIREQLAAMIEQELKIYQKEQRPLDLGAVLREYLTQYPRQRHFDLARILVDQAVRLGVAEADFTGLPAQWQAINDYGAKVQAHVIDKY